A stretch of DNA from Tigriopus californicus strain San Diego chromosome 8, Tcal_SD_v2.1, whole genome shotgun sequence:
TGACTTCAAAATTTTCCGTTCTACGTAATATTCAGGTACATTTTCCAGCGTTCAATGTGTGTTTGGGTTGAGAAATCAACAAAACTCAGGGAGCTTTCACCCATTTTGACATCGTTGCATAAATGCAGAACCTACCTAAACTTGATAGCTTCCTAAAGTTTAGCGCAACTATTATTGCAAACATGCAAAATGGTGTAGGTTTCTTTCGGCACAAAAAGGTAACACTCCACAAAAATGGTCCCTATCCAGCATTTTTGAGCTTGATAAACAAGCCAGGACTTGCAATAGTTTTTGAATCTTAAAATTAGACCAAAGTTAAACAAGTCAGTTGGAATTGtaatttcacttttcattttattatgGTATTCAGCCCTCAACATGCCAGCAGAATATGCTTTGATACTTATCCTTACATTACAAAACCAGAAACCAGCCCCAATGAACATTATGGACCACAACCATGGATCTGGGCACATGCCACTTTGCAGATTATGATGATTAAGATAGGCGACTATAATTCCACTGACATCGTTGTTGTCGAAGTGTGTATGCATATTCCCCTACCCATCAGACTGCCGTATATGCAGTAAGTAGGAAGGCACAGCACGTACTCAAGCATGCATGCAACAGAGCCATTACATGAAACAGTGACGATGAAACTAACGTTCCATGATCAGTGGCACGAGCAATGATGATCAAAGGGCTTTGGAACACAAGATTGATGTGTGACAGCTGGCCTTCACCactaacaccataccaccaccactaccatcatcataatcatcatcatgatcaccaTGGGACGAAGGCGCTACAAAACCGGATGTGAAATACTAAGCATGTCCGCCATGAATTTAGACCTTTCAGACTTAAACTCTCCTCAGTCACATAAACGCAGTCTGGTATGAACGTTTGGAACTTGATTAAGGATAAATTGTTGTCAAAATGTACAAGTATGCAGAATAGTATGCCTCCAAAGAACTTATATATATCTTTGTATACAATACAAAGCAAAGACCTGAAGGAAGAATAGGACAAAGTCCATTAACTCATACGTACATAAAGCTCAACAAACTAGTGTATCTGATAAGGTCATGATAATGACATGTAGAAAGGTAAACGTTCTTGTTTTAAGTTTTATGATATGTTGCCGGACTTGATGTGTAATGGATTGAAATCGATAAGAAAGGGAAAGCATGTATAGCCAGCCTTGTGTGGCAAGGAGAAGCACTTTCATTTCCCTTTCCATCGCAAACAAATCTACCTTGGGAACAAGTCTTGTTCCACGTTGACAGATCGAAGAATCAGATTGAAACCCCTGATTTGGTAATGCGTTTCATGTTGCAAAGGACCGACCAATATCATTTATATTCCTCTTCGGCTCACATTCGTACTCCATACAGCTGATCTGTTAAATCTGACCCGACCTTGGAAAGAGCAATGATCTAGACACCATATGGGAAGGTTGTTAGAAGGGGTCCAATTGGGAAGCATTATACATCCATCCTCGGTGCCAAGAGGAATGGCTCGAACTTATAACCTTGTCAGACCAGATGCCAAGCGTCTTGTGTAAGGTGTCCCTGGACAATTCTTATCTTCCTTGGCACTCTAATAGGAGTAAAGCTCGTCTATCCTCGCGATATTTCAAAGGATGGATGATAGATGTGGTGCAGATACATAGTAGCTGGATACCGTGGATGATAGACTTACCCTGCCAGAGTTATCTGGATAGTTGAGCATCTCTTTAGTGAGCGTTTCACCGGCTCTGGCCATGTCCTCTAAGAGAAGAACCAGGTCCTCCACGTCACCATCAATGCATACCACGAGAAATCTGGCCTCCTCTTCGATTTCCTCGTCATCGAGGACGAAGCCATATTCTACGCCTGCTTCAATGCTCTCAAGGGGACCAATCACATTAGGAGTTGTTCTATCATTGGAAGAGGGACCAGGCACACTCCTGCCAAAAGAAGATCATCACACATTACATATGAATGCCATTTAGATTTCGGACGGTGATTGGGACATATCGGCAAAAGAATAAGTGGCTTCCGTCCTCCTCCCAGTCTAAATTTAGCCCTGGACGAGGCTTGAAAATTACCAAGAAGTGCGATTTTCATTTGTAACGGAGTTGGCCCAGTATCTTACTTCGGGATGACCCACTGGGCAGCAACTGAATGTTTTTGCCTTTATGGATTGTTTGAGCATTCATGGCGAGTAAGGGAAATGGGGCAAAAACAGACCCCAAAGCCTCGGACGGCCAATAGCGAACCGTAATAGCTTAATGATTTGAGGCTGGGCAATTTGAGATTTGACAGAGGCCAAGCGAATGTTGCCTTGATGATACTGCTAAAACTTCCAGATTTGTAAACAAGAGCGAGAGGGCCGAGGGGGAAATGAACCAAGGACAAATACCGTTCGAAACACGCGAACTTGTTTACGCAATTGTCAGATTTTTCAGCGCCTATCCTTCTAATATCCCGTTCACCTATAGTAATAAGGGGGCTGATGTCCTTTGAAACGTACTGACCTGgtgcttttttgaaagttatCCTAATACAGATGGCATTTTTTATGGACTGTCAAATCATGGCCACAATTTAGCGTTTCAAATCCCATTACATAAACCTCTTTTCGACTGTCTCCGCGTAGATGTGAATGCTTGTCTCTCTTACCCTAATACAATGGCAGCTTTCATGGCCTCCCCGTTGTTCGCCTGACGACTTGAGTCTCTTTCCACGGCTTCCTCATTAACGTTCCCCGGTTCCTCCttttcatcctcatcgtcTTCTTCACCTTCATCGTCCTCACTCTCTGCATCAAAATTTTCTGCTTCTGCTAATTGCACTCGAGCTAGGTTGTTATCGACCATGGTAGCTTGAATCAGATCATTTGGGTGATCATAATGGCTAAGAGCGGCAGCCATATGGCTCTCACTTAGATTT
This window harbors:
- the LOC131884830 gene encoding uncharacterized protein LOC131884830; this encodes MSPFSHSNRRSISSSDDSKSSSAVLETFETGSPFQAKRETVPSKMDHSITTSSHHPPNLSESHMAAALSHYDHPNDLIQATMVDNNLARVQLAEAENFDAESEDDEGEEDDEDEKEEPGNVNEEAVERDSSRQANNGEAMKAAIVLGSVPGPSSNDRTTPNVIGPLESIEAGVEYGFVLDDEEIEEEARFLVVCIDGDVEDLVLLLEDMARAGETLTKEMLNYPDNSGRTPVSHLCGNGMIEMLELLEDIPNIEYNTPDSEGNTPLHFAAQAGHVEVVSFLLNKVRTIQVDPVNNLGFSPLMKASIQDESSVSKLLLFLCKLPF